A window from Dioscorea cayenensis subsp. rotundata cultivar TDr96_F1 chromosome 10, TDr96_F1_v2_PseudoChromosome.rev07_lg8_w22 25.fasta, whole genome shotgun sequence encodes these proteins:
- the LOC120270350 gene encoding putative disease resistance protein RGA3: MGVVWEKLQLGQVGSKILFITENEEFVNNMRLPSTSYHLKGLSHRDCWSLLRQVSNLEAVASGQTKAQLEEVGMQIAAKLEGLPLAARVVGSLLCSNVNLNYWRMILNADVWKSKPEELYNISPALLLSY; the protein is encoded by the coding sequence ATGGGGGTGGTGTGGGAGAAGTTGCAGCTTGGACAAGTTGGCAGCAAAATCTTGTTCATCACTGAGAATGAagaatttgttaataatatgaGACTGCCATCGACAAGCTACCATTTGAAGGGCCTGTCCCACAGAGACTGCTGGTCTTTGTTGAGGCAAGTTTCAAATCTTGAAGCTGTTGCATCTGGGCAGACAAAGGCACAACTAGAAGAAGTTGGAATGCAGATTGCAGCAAAGTTGGAGGGGCTACCACTAGCTGCCAGAGTAGTTGGATCTCTCTTATGTTCTAATGTCAACCTTAATTACTGGAGAATGATATTGAACGCTGATGTTTGGAAGTCTAAACCTGAAGAGTTATACAATATTTCTCCTGCTCTGCTGCTAAGCTATTAG
- the LOC120270349 gene encoding putative disease resistance protein RGA3 — MAHGLIQPQPGRQIEDTGNQYLIYLAQRSLLQSFGSEYKMHSLVHSLVMAVTADESLCLSGTDKSSNQHKNEKVSIRHIALISDNMKMAEILLNNLRTLLFIRTTRTNFEYGSLFMKLKCVRVLCLGDKRLRHLPESIGNLKQLRYLDLSHTVVSTVPDELCSLYNLQTLKLSISFSSKPLQNACRI, encoded by the coding sequence ATGGCTCATGGCTTGATTCAACCTCAACCAGGAAGACAAATTGAGGATACTGGCAACCAGTATCTCATTTATCTTGCACAAAGATCCTTGTTACAGAGCTTCGGAAGTGAATACAAGATGCACAGCTTGGTGCACAGCTTAGTGATGGCTGTTACTGCGGATGAATCCCTCTGCTTATCAGGCACTGATAAATCCAGCAATCAACATAAGAATGAAAAGGTGAGCATCCGCCATATAGCACTCATATCTGATAATATGAAGATGGCAGAAATTTTGCTCAATAACCTGCGCACACTTCTCTTTATTCGAACAACTAGAACAAATTTTGAGTATGGCTCTTTGTTCATGAAATTGAAGTGTGTAAGGGTGCTCTGTTTGGGCGACAAAAGATTAAGACACTTGCCTGAATCAATTGGAAACTTAAAACAACTCAGATATCTTGACCTTTCCCACACTGTTGTTTCCACTGTGCCAGATGAATTGTGTAGTCTATACAATTTGCAGACTCTGAAGCTGAGCATCTCATTCTCTAGCAAACCTTTACAAAATGCATGTCGAATTTGA